In Methanotorris formicicus Mc-S-70, the genomic stretch TAAACTATAGTTGTTTGTGAATTTTAGGAATTTATTCATATACCCTTTTAAATGTTGTATTTGTCTTAAATTTTAAAATAGGTTGTAAATCTCTCTTAAATTTATTAAGTATTTTTCAATATTTAATGCAAACAACTATATATGGAATCCTTAATAATAATTTAACTACAGATGACATTTAATGCAAATTGATAATTAAATAATGTACCATAAAGTATTAATAATATAGTAGATATATAAAGCACGTACTTAAGTGCAATCAAGATTATCTATATTTTCATAATCTTATGTAGGTTTCAATAAATTGCCCCTAATTTAATTTTCTTGGATTTTTGTATTTTAATTATTAATTAAAGAATGTTTGATTCAAGGAGGATATTATGGAAGACATATTTAGTTTATTGGGAAAAAAAGGGGTTATAGATATAATTTTTAAGATTAAGGAAGGAGTAAACACATTCACAACATTGAAAAAAAGCCTTGACGAGGAAGGTAAGGGTGTAAGTACAAGAACCTTGGCTGAGAGATTGGATGAATTGGAACATGAGAATATCATTCAAAAAGAATCTCATAAGTATATACTTACGAAAAAGGGAGAAGAACTTATTGGGATTATTGGGGAAGTAAAATCTTGGGAAGCCAAATGGAGAGAGGTTAAAATACCAAGGGTTATTCTTGGAATGTTGGGTGAGAAGAAATAAGGCGGTTGATTTACACAATTTTTTTGTTATATTTAGGTTAAAATTACATAAAACATAAAATAATAAAAAATAGGTAAATAGTGGGGAATATTATGAAGACAATCACATTTTCCATAGCGAAAGGAGGAACAGGAAAAAGTACTCTAACTGCAAACGTTGCTGCAGCACTGGCTATGAAGGGTAAGAAGGTCGTTATATTAGATGCCGATATTGGATCAAAGTCATTAACTCAACTTTTTGGAAAGGAAATAAAAAAATCACTTATAGATGCAATTAAAGAAGATTTGAGTATTGATGAAATATTGGTGGAGACGGATATTGAGAACCTTTACATAATCACAAGTGGAAAATCATTAGAAGATTATTTTGGAATTGATGGATATAAAGCGTTTGAAAAATTGATAGGGTTAAAAAAATTTGACTACTTGTTTATTGATGCTCCAACAACCACAACCGGTATAGAGACATACCTTTCCTTAGGGTTTTCTGAGTATTTCGTTTTGGTTTTGGATTTTATGTCTTTCGGTCCAAGTTTACAAGGGGCAATTAATGCGGCAGTTATAGGAAGGAATTATCTTGAATGTAAACCGGTAGGGTTTATATTGAATAAGTCAGATGTCATGGTTCCAGAGAGTGTTATAAATGATATTGAAAAATTACTCGGTATGAAATGCATTGCGGATATTCCAAGGAATGCATTGCTTGAGCAATCATACAACAGAAAAGAGATCTTATATGTAAAAAAGACAGATGCAAACTTCAACAAACTAATTGACAATATAGTAGATGAGTTAGAGGCACTTCCAGAATACAAAAAAACAAGTATCCCTGAATTATTAAAGAGAATAAAAGATAGTTTAATATTGTAATTATTTTCGCTTAATAATTTCATCTTTTGGCATTTTACTTATTTGTGAGAATACTTTTTTTAACATTTCTTTCTGTTCTTTTTGTGAAGGATATTTTACGTTATATTTTTTTAAAAGTTCTAAATCAACTTCATTACAATCATTTTTATCTTGCATATATTCGTCAATATATTTCTCTAACATTTTATCGTATATCTTTGGAGCGTATTCCAAAATCTTTTTTGTTAAATAAATTACCATTGTAGTGAATACAGTACCAATTAATACCATAAACAGCCTTTCTTCAACAAAATTTGGAATCACTTCAGCATACATATGTGTTGGAATATCGAGATACAATATACCTAAAAATGAGCCATATATGTGGTCAGTTGTGACACTACAAAAAGACAACGTTGCAGTTCCAAAGATTGATTTTATAGTATTTTTTTTAGGACTTTCGCAAGCATATTCGA encodes the following:
- a CDS encoding winged helix-turn-helix transcriptional regulator, translated to MEDIFSLLGKKGVIDIIFKIKEGVNTFTTLKKSLDEEGKGVSTRTLAERLDELEHENIIQKESHKYILTKKGEELIGIIGEVKSWEAKWREVKIPRVILGMLGEKK
- a CDS encoding MinD/ParA family ATP-binding protein codes for the protein MKTITFSIAKGGTGKSTLTANVAAALAMKGKKVVILDADIGSKSLTQLFGKEIKKSLIDAIKEDLSIDEILVETDIENLYIITSGKSLEDYFGIDGYKAFEKLIGLKKFDYLFIDAPTTTTGIETYLSLGFSEYFVLVLDFMSFGPSLQGAINAAVIGRNYLECKPVGFILNKSDVMVPESVINDIEKLLGMKCIADIPRNALLEQSYNRKEILYVKKTDANFNKLIDNIVDELEALPEYKKTSIPELLKRIKDSLIL